Sequence from the Hamadaea flava genome:
GCACGCCGGCCTTGGCGTACTTGAGCAGCAGCCCGACCTCGACGATCGCGAGCACGCCGTAGAGCGCGGTGAACACGGTCAGCGAGGTGATCACCTCACTGACGCCGACCGTCGGCGACACCCCTTGCGCGGTTTTGAGCTGGCTGAACACGATCCACGGCTGGCGGCCCATCTCGGTGAAGATCCAGCCGACCGAGTTCGCGGCCAGCGGCAGCAGCGGCAGGGACAGCCCGGCCCAGCGCAGCCAGCGCGTCCTGGGCGTACGCCCGCGCCGGGTCGCCCACAGCGCCCAGAGGGCGAACAGCCCGGCGATCGCCCCGAAGGTGATCATGAGGCGGAACGTCCAGTAGGTCACCGGGATGATCGGCGTGTAGCTGCCCGGCCCGAACTTCTGCTCGTACTCGGCCTGCAGGTCGTTGATGCCCTGGACCTGCCCGTCGAAGCTGCCCGTCCCCAGGAACGACAGCAGGCCCGGGATCTCGATCGAGTAGATCGGCTCGCTGCCGTCGAGGGTGCCGATGGTGAACAGCGAGAACGGCGCCGGCTGCGCGGTCTCGTACAGGGCCTCGGCCGCCGCCATCTTCATCGGCTGCACCTCGGTCATGATCTTGCCCTGGGTGTCGCCGGTGACGAACAGCGCCGCGGTCGCCACCAGCACCGTCCACCCGCCGACCTTCAACGCGCTGCGGTACGCCCGCCGGTCGGCGTCCTTGTCCGCGTCGCCGGTGGGGCGCTTGCGCATGACGTGCCATAGCGCCACCCCGGCGACCAGGGCGCCCCCGGTCAGGAAACAGCCGGCGAGGGTGTGCGGGAAGGTCACCAGGGTGACCTTGTTCGTCAGGACCGCCCCGAAGTCGGTCAGCTCGGCCCGGCCGGTCTCGGGGTTCAGCTTGAACCCGACCGGGTTCTGCATGAACGAGTTCGCGGCCAGGATGAAGTACGCCGACAGCGCGGTGCCGAACGCGGCGATCCAGATGCACGCCAGGTGGATCTTGCGGGGCAGCTTGTCCCAGCCGAAGATCCACAGCCCGAGGAACGTCGACTCGAGGAAGAACGCCAGCAGCGCCTCGATGGCCAGCGGCGCGCCGAAGATGTCGCCGACGAACCGCGAGTACGCCGACCAGTTCATGCCGAACTGGAACTCCTGCACGATGCCGGTGACGACACCCATCGCGAAGTTGATCAGGAACAGCTTGCCGTAGAACTTGGTCAGCTTCAGCCAGCGCACGGCGTGCGGGTCGCCGCGCTTCTCGGCGCGTACCCAGGCGGTCTGGAATCCCGCCACGAGGAACGACAGCCCGATCGTGATCGGCACGAAAAGGAAGTGGTAGACGGTGGTGATGCCGAACTGCCACCTGGCCCAGTCGAGCGCGTCCATGCCTGTCCCTCCGCCGGTCGTCCTGCCATGACCCGTCTGCCGTGACCATACGACCGCCCCGGGTGCCTTGGAGGGGAAATGTGACCCAACTCCGCAGGCCGCAGGTCCTGCGCCGGGTGGGGTGGTCTGACCGGATTCGATGGCCGGGCCCGTCGATCCCCTGCTGGGAATGGGTTCCCCCGTCGCGCGCCCGCTCAGCTGGTGCGCAGAAATCGTGTTTGCGCACGTCGCGGCCACAGCCGCCCGCCATGAGTCGATAGTCTACGGCTATCGCCGCAGCATTCCGCCCCGGTCTACGGGCATCGCCGGGGCTTCGGGTGCCGGGCCCGGCCGGGCGGGTCATGTCTGCTGAGGCCGGGCGTCGCTGGGCGGGCTTGGTGATCTCCGGATGCTCGCGTGAGGGGCGTGGCCGGGCTGGTGCGGTGATCTCGGGGCGTTCGCGTGTCTGGCATCGCTGGGCGGGCTCGATGATCTCCGGATGCTTGCGTACCTCACCGGCCGGCCGAAAGGTGCTCCGCCTTCCGGAGATCACCGTATCCGGGCCCTCCCGAGCCGGCCCTCGCACGACGCGGCTGCCCGGCGCCGCGCCGGCGCGCCCACGCGGGCCCGGCGCGATAGCCGTCCGACCCGAGCCGTCCGACCCGAGCCGTCCGACCCGCGCCGCATGAGCCGCACGAGACGCCCCGGTGACACCGACCCAGCCCCAGGTGTGCCACGATCGTCCCGCGATGAGCGCGACGACTGCCCCGACCGGCCCCCGTTGGCGCGCGCCCCTGGTCTGGCGCGTGCTGCAGGGCCTCGCCCGGATCCTGACCGGCCTGCTAGCCCGGCTCGAGGTCACCGGCGACGTGCCGGCCGGACTGCGCCACGGGCCGCTGATCCTGGCCGTGAACCACATCGGCACGTTCGACCCGATCGCTTTGTCGGCCGCCACGCGCAAGATCGGCGTACGGCCGCGGATCATGGCGACGGGCGGCCTGTTCCGGGCGCCGATCGTCGGCACGGCGATGAAGGCCAGCGGGCACATCCGGGTCAACCGAACCCGCGTGTCGGCCGACGAGGCGCTGGCGTCGGCAGCCGTCGACGACGCGGTCGCCGCGCTCGCCGAAGGCAGCGTCGTGGCCGGCTACCCGGAGGGCCGCATCACCCTCGATCCCGGGCTGTGGCCCGAACGGGGCCGCAGCGGCATGGCCCGGCTGGCGCTGATCACCGGCGCGACCGTCGTCCCCGTCGCCCAATGGGGGTCACACGAAGTCATCCCGTACGCCGACATCCTGCCCAACCTCGCCCGCGCCGTATGGCGGGACATCCGCGTACGCCCGACGGTCAAGGTGCACTTCGGCACCCCGGTCGACCTGTCCGGGCTGGACCCCGCCGTACGCGGCGACGTCCAACGCGCCACCGACCGCATCATCGCAGCGCTGCACTCGGAACTGGCGCCACTGCGCAAGGACGAACCCGAACGGCCCGCGTACGCCGACCCGACCCGGCCCAGCGAGACCCGGCGGTCGTTCAACCCCGACTCACGTACGCCGACGGTGCTTGATGTACGCGGCGACGACCTCCCGGGTGCTGGCCAACCCCAGCAGCGCCCGTAACTCGGCGACCCGGCGGTTCGCCGTCCGTAACGACATCCACTCCGATTGTGCGGCCGCGGCGATGGTCTGCCCGTCGGCCAGCCGCTCCAGCAGGGCCACCTGATCGGGGGCAAGGCGCACCACCCAGTCGTCGGAGCCGGTTTCGGCAGCCAACCCGAACACCTCCCCACCCTCCGCGCCGCCGGGGGGACCGGTGCCGCCGGCGCGTCCCTCCCCTTCGAGGCCTGCCTATTAAATTGACGATCGTTCGGACATTGTCACTGACGACGTACGGATTGACTAGAGGCATCCGGCAACCGGCAGACCTACCCTCGGCAGAACGTCGGATACCCG
This genomic interval carries:
- a CDS encoding cytochrome ubiquinol oxidase subunit I, with the protein product MDALDWARWQFGITTVYHFLFVPITIGLSFLVAGFQTAWVRAEKRGDPHAVRWLKLTKFYGKLFLINFAMGVVTGIVQEFQFGMNWSAYSRFVGDIFGAPLAIEALLAFFLESTFLGLWIFGWDKLPRKIHLACIWIAAFGTALSAYFILAANSFMQNPVGFKLNPETGRAELTDFGAVLTNKVTLVTFPHTLAGCFLTGGALVAGVALWHVMRKRPTGDADKDADRRAYRSALKVGGWTVLVATAALFVTGDTQGKIMTEVQPMKMAAAEALYETAQPAPFSLFTIGTLDGSEPIYSIEIPGLLSFLGTGSFDGQVQGINDLQAEYEQKFGPGSYTPIIPVTYWTFRLMITFGAIAGLFALWALWATRRGRTPRTRWLRWAGLSLPLLPLAANSVGWIFTEMGRQPWIVFSQLKTAQGVSPTVGVSEVITSLTVFTALYGVLAIVEVGLLLKYAKAGVPDVTPPPERPDKTDQPLAFAY
- a CDS encoding lysophospholipid acyltransferase family protein, with protein sequence MSATTAPTGPRWRAPLVWRVLQGLARILTGLLARLEVTGDVPAGLRHGPLILAVNHIGTFDPIALSAATRKIGVRPRIMATGGLFRAPIVGTAMKASGHIRVNRTRVSADEALASAAVDDAVAALAEGSVVAGYPEGRITLDPGLWPERGRSGMARLALITGATVVPVAQWGSHEVIPYADILPNLARAVWRDIRVRPTVKVHFGTPVDLSGLDPAVRGDVQRATDRIIAALHSELAPLRKDEPERPAYADPTRPSETRRSFNPDSRTPTVLDVRGDDLPGAGQPQQRP